A region from the Malus domestica chromosome 07, GDT2T_hap1 genome encodes:
- the LOC103432888 gene encoding LOB domain-containing protein 15 isoform X1 encodes MSREREEVDELGKKFKRETDASSHYQMGRRHMLGPPGTLNTITPCAACKLLRRRCAQECPFSPYFSPHEPQKFASVHKVFGASNVSKMLMEVPETQRADAANSLVYEANVRLRDPVYGCMGAISALQQQVQSLQAELNAVRDEILKYKYREANLLPSNSHHMALFSTSGAVSAASLPQTPQPPPPPPLPPPMPPTSSSSSMYTNQQTSAADYSSLSSENVSFFG; translated from the exons ATGTCCAGAGAAAg GGAGGAAGTTGATGAGTTAGGCAAGAAGTTTAAGAGAGAAACTGATGCTTCTTCCCATTATCAAATGGGAAGAAGACACATGTTGGGCCCTCCTGGAACCCTAAACACCATCACTCCTTGTGCTGCCTGTAAACTCCTCAGACGAAGGTGTGCACAGGAATGCCCCTTCTCTCCTTACTTCTCTCCCCACGAACCCCAGAAGTTTGCTTCGGTTCATAAGGTCTTTGGTGCCAGCAACGTCTCGAAGATGCTCATG GAGGTGCCGGAGACTCAAAGAGCAGATGCAGCAAATAGTCTTGTTTATGAAGCAAATGTGAGGCTACGAGATCCGGTGTATGGATGCATGGGTGCAATTTCGGCTTTGCAACAACAAGTTCAATCTTTACAAGCTGAGCTCAACGCAGTAAGGGATGAGATACTTAAATACAAATACAGGGAAGCCAATCTCCTTCCATCTAATTCTCATCATATGGCTTTGTTCTCTACTTCCGGGGCTGTTTCTGCTGCTTCCTTGCCCCAGACCCCACAGCCACCCCCACCGCCGCCACTGCCACCTCCTATGCCTCctacttcatcttcttcttctatgTACACTAATCAACAAACCAGTGCTGCGGATTATAGCTCCCTTTCAAGTGAAAATGTTTCCTTCTTTGgttaa
- the LOC103432888 gene encoding LOB domain-containing protein 15 isoform X2 — protein MSREREEVDELGKKFKRETDASSHYQMGRRHMLGPPGTLNTITPCAACKLLRRRCAQECPFSPYFSPHEPQKFASVHKVFGASNVSKMLMVPETQRADAANSLVYEANVRLRDPVYGCMGAISALQQQVQSLQAELNAVRDEILKYKYREANLLPSNSHHMALFSTSGAVSAASLPQTPQPPPPPPLPPPMPPTSSSSSMYTNQQTSAADYSSLSSENVSFFG, from the exons ATGTCCAGAGAAAg GGAGGAAGTTGATGAGTTAGGCAAGAAGTTTAAGAGAGAAACTGATGCTTCTTCCCATTATCAAATGGGAAGAAGACACATGTTGGGCCCTCCTGGAACCCTAAACACCATCACTCCTTGTGCTGCCTGTAAACTCCTCAGACGAAGGTGTGCACAGGAATGCCCCTTCTCTCCTTACTTCTCTCCCCACGAACCCCAGAAGTTTGCTTCGGTTCATAAGGTCTTTGGTGCCAGCAACGTCTCGAAGATGCTCATG GTGCCGGAGACTCAAAGAGCAGATGCAGCAAATAGTCTTGTTTATGAAGCAAATGTGAGGCTACGAGATCCGGTGTATGGATGCATGGGTGCAATTTCGGCTTTGCAACAACAAGTTCAATCTTTACAAGCTGAGCTCAACGCAGTAAGGGATGAGATACTTAAATACAAATACAGGGAAGCCAATCTCCTTCCATCTAATTCTCATCATATGGCTTTGTTCTCTACTTCCGGGGCTGTTTCTGCTGCTTCCTTGCCCCAGACCCCACAGCCACCCCCACCGCCGCCACTGCCACCTCCTATGCCTCctacttcatcttcttcttctatgTACACTAATCAACAAACCAGTGCTGCGGATTATAGCTCCCTTTCAAGTGAAAATGTTTCCTTCTTTGgttaa